In a genomic window of Pseudorasbora parva isolate DD20220531a chromosome 24, ASM2467924v1, whole genome shotgun sequence:
- the eloca gene encoding elongin C paralog a isoform X1: MADIEEKTYGGCEGPDAMYVKLISSDGQEFIVKREHALTSGTIKAMLSGPGQFAENETNEVNFREIPSHVLSKVCMYFTYKVRYTNSSTEIPEFPIAPEIALELLMAANFLDC; the protein is encoded by the exons ATGG CAGATATTGAAGAGAAGACATATGGCGGTTGTGAGGGCCCAGATGCCATGTACGTAAAGCTGATCTCTTCAGATGGGCAAGAGTTTATTGTGAAAAGAGAGCACGCTTTAACCTCTGGCACAATCAAGGCTATGCTGAGTGGACCTG GTCAGTTTGCTGAAAATGAAACCAATGAGGTGAACTTCCGGGAGATCCCGTCTCATGTTCTGTCCAAAGTTTGCATGTATTTTACCTATAAAGTGCGCTACACCAACAGCTCAACAGAAATCCCAGAATTCCCCATTGCTCCTGAGATTGCCTTGGAACTGCTCATGGCTGCAAACTTCCTAGACTGTTAG
- the eloca gene encoding elongin C paralog a isoform X2, which produces MDIEEKTYGGCEGPDAMYVKLISSDGQEFIVKREHALTSGTIKAMLSGPGQFAENETNEVNFREIPSHVLSKVCMYFTYKVRYTNSSTEIPEFPIAPEIALELLMAANFLDC; this is translated from the exons ATGG ATATTGAAGAGAAGACATATGGCGGTTGTGAGGGCCCAGATGCCATGTACGTAAAGCTGATCTCTTCAGATGGGCAAGAGTTTATTGTGAAAAGAGAGCACGCTTTAACCTCTGGCACAATCAAGGCTATGCTGAGTGGACCTG GTCAGTTTGCTGAAAATGAAACCAATGAGGTGAACTTCCGGGAGATCCCGTCTCATGTTCTGTCCAAAGTTTGCATGTATTTTACCTATAAAGTGCGCTACACCAACAGCTCAACAGAAATCCCAGAATTCCCCATTGCTCCTGAGATTGCCTTGGAACTGCTCATGGCTGCAAACTTCCTAGACTGTTAG